The Haloplanus sp. CK5-1 genome contains a region encoding:
- a CDS encoding IS5 family transposase, whose translation MDSANWRPQATSWTYNSKAFDRLDMAVWRVILTLSAVLLPTSGVVGVDASGFDRSHASKHYTKRAELTIQQLKMTLLVDAKVNAILDLHVTTTRKHDSQIAPLSIKRNPEDIDILLGDKGYDDQKIRRLARQHEVRPLIKHREFTSLHRTWNARPDTDLYGQRSQSETVNSTLKRKHGAFVRSRRWWKQFRELTIACPIHNVDRSL comes from the coding sequence GTGGACAGCGCGAACTGGCGACCGCAAGCAACCAGCTGGACTTATAATAGTAAGGCGTTCGACCGGCTTGATATGGCTGTGTGGCGTGTTATATTGACTCTCTCAGCGGTGCTACTTCCGACAAGCGGAGTTGTTGGTGTTGATGCGTCAGGATTCGACCGTAGTCACGCTTCGAAACACTATACGAAACGCGCTGAACTCACGATTCAGCAACTCAAAATGACGCTATTGGTCGATGCGAAGGTGAACGCAATCCTCGATTTACACGTGACGACGACACGAAAACACGATAGCCAGATTGCTCCGTTGTCGATCAAGCGCAACCCCGAGGATATTGACATTCTACTCGGTGACAAGGGCTACGACGACCAGAAGATCAGACGACTTGCACGTCAACACGAGGTTCGGCCACTGATTAAGCATCGTGAGTTCACGTCACTCCACCGGACATGGAACGCACGCCCAGACACTGATCTCTACGGGCAACGGAGTCAATCTGAGACAGTCAACTCAACGCTCAAGCGGAAGCACGGCGCGTTCGTTCGCTCACGACGATGGTGGAAGCAGTTCCGTGAACTCACCATCGCCTGTCCCATTCATAATGTAGACCGATCACTCTGA
- a CDS encoding erythromycin esterase family protein, producing the protein MTAQTNISRRQVAKAAGLASINALAGCTINDNGGPENVTPTSMPSDKTRTSADRTDSLINAIEHVAVTFELSGSSDQLDTVATQLAQSSIIGIGENSHGIAAFKQIPSFLVQRLVRDHGYRLVALEGTLGDFSSVNQYIHGDSDDLDAAISSLEFYFWRTGAIKQLFEWLRKFNRGRPDADGVEVRGYDAQFHDINAGAIQSYLDRVDPEYLAEINASLDPLTHPLYERSDASFMTESHVTLIDNLRTRFQNRKSKYINESSESEWQLVRRHIWTLERGLQFLKESSAENYTRGKRIRDEAMAENVSWLRDWTDSDRVVVMGNSNHTMRGGGGQHATRMGEHLTDEFGTEYYSLGMLFGSGEFSAPAHQRGDFTTYEIGSTVDDTLESTLVSVSQPPFFLDFERVRDRPQLSAWLDNTAKTQFTVPRTADRGAIGLPEPPGELFDGIVFVRDATPAAIMSQS; encoded by the coding sequence ATGACAGCGCAGACCAACATCTCGCGTCGACAAGTCGCCAAGGCGGCTGGCCTTGCAAGTATTAACGCGCTCGCTGGTTGTACAATCAACGATAATGGCGGTCCGGAGAACGTAACACCCACATCGATGCCCTCGGACAAAACACGGACCAGCGCTGACAGGACGGATTCTCTCATTAATGCGATCGAGCACGTAGCAGTCACGTTCGAACTGAGTGGATCATCAGACCAACTCGATACTGTCGCTACGCAACTTGCGCAGTCATCGATCATCGGTATCGGCGAGAATTCGCATGGTATTGCTGCGTTCAAGCAAATTCCCTCGTTCCTGGTCCAACGCCTCGTTAGGGACCACGGGTACCGGTTAGTGGCGCTTGAGGGGACGCTCGGCGACTTTTCCTCCGTCAATCAGTATATCCACGGTGATTCGGATGATCTTGACGCGGCGATATCTTCGCTCGAATTCTACTTCTGGCGGACGGGAGCTATCAAACAGCTGTTCGAGTGGCTCCGTAAGTTCAACAGGGGCCGTCCCGACGCGGATGGGGTGGAAGTTCGAGGATACGACGCTCAGTTTCACGATATAAATGCCGGAGCGATTCAGTCGTACCTTGATCGTGTTGATCCGGAGTATTTGGCCGAAATCAACGCTTCCCTAGATCCACTCACCCATCCGCTCTACGAACGGTCGGATGCCTCCTTCATGACGGAGTCACACGTCACTCTTATCGATAATCTGCGGACGCGTTTCCAGAATCGGAAGTCGAAATACATCAACGAGAGTTCGGAATCGGAATGGCAACTCGTAAGACGGCACATCTGGACGCTTGAGCGAGGGTTACAGTTCCTGAAAGAGTCGTCTGCCGAAAATTACACGCGCGGAAAGCGGATCCGTGATGAGGCGATGGCTGAGAACGTCTCGTGGCTGCGTGACTGGACGGATTCGGACCGCGTCGTGGTGATGGGAAACTCGAACCACACCATGCGTGGCGGCGGTGGGCAACATGCCACTCGAATGGGCGAGCACTTGACCGATGAATTCGGGACGGAGTATTACTCACTGGGTATGCTGTTTGGCAGCGGAGAATTTTCCGCGCCAGCTCACCAACGAGGTGACTTCACGACCTACGAAATCGGCTCGACTGTCGACGACACGCTCGAGTCGACGCTCGTCTCAGTTTCGCAGCCGCCGTTTTTCCTCGATTTCGAGAGGGTACGTGATCGACCCCAACTGAGTGCCTGGTTAGATAACACGGCAAAAACCCAGTTCACGGTTCCTCGTACCGCTGATCGTGGTGCTATAGGATTACCAGAGCCACCTGGAGAGCTGTTCGATGGAATCGTGTTCGTACGTGATGCGACTCCTGCAGCCATCATGTCTCAGTCATGA
- a CDS encoding TlpA disulfide reductase family protein, with translation MRRRGLLGSIGTVISTTVAGCSGGYAADEPPTATPTTPTERSLALPSVVTRGDLPDGRVELRPERSVTLLNFFATWCKPCQEEMPDFRRLRAEYDPDSLHMVSITPEVDETLIREFWEKYGGTWPVVKDPSLKATEKWDANSYPTNLLFDRNGNPTEGDSPEIRAREFSELKSLIDPLIEESK, from the coding sequence ATGCGGCGTCGCGGTCTGCTTGGATCCATCGGAACGGTTATCAGTACGACTGTCGCCGGGTGTTCAGGTGGATACGCAGCCGACGAACCACCTACTGCTACGCCAACGACGCCGACGGAGCGATCACTGGCCCTTCCATCGGTCGTCACGCGGGGTGACTTGCCTGACGGCCGTGTCGAACTCCGTCCAGAGAGGTCGGTGACCCTTTTGAACTTCTTCGCTACGTGGTGTAAACCCTGTCAGGAGGAGATGCCAGACTTCCGGCGTCTCCGCGCGGAGTATGATCCGGACTCACTACATATGGTATCCATTACACCCGAAGTTGACGAGACACTCATCCGGGAGTTCTGGGAGAAATACGGTGGGACTTGGCCGGTCGTGAAGGATCCGTCATTGAAAGCGACCGAAAAGTGGGACGCGAACAGCTATCCGACAAACCTTCTGTTCGATCGTAACGGGAATCCGACTGAGGGAGACTCACCCGAGATTAGAGCCAGGGAGTTCAGTGAACTAAAATCGCTGATCGATCCACTGATCGAGGAGTCGAAATGA
- a CDS encoding cytochrome c biogenesis CcdA family protein, with amino-acid sequence MVDLGSIALLTLAFSAGAATFFAPCAFPLLPGYLSYFLSDSISAVANTGRTTDSGVVERSRRPLGRAALVSVAACLGMTLVYVGLAGTTIALGAQALTDIAVLELVVGSVFIVAGGMMAAGWTVERSLIQLPERRRSIGGFFAFGALYAGAAAGCTAPLFIAIVVRGIAAGPALGVGLAVSYAFGMSAVLVVLTVLSALGGSSIASTVSQYTRKIYRLAGILLVLSGGAEIYYYLYGFPEVILR; translated from the coding sequence ATGGTTGACCTCGGCTCAATTGCTCTGTTAACCTTGGCGTTCTCAGCGGGGGCTGCAACCTTCTTCGCTCCATGTGCGTTTCCGCTCCTCCCTGGCTATCTTTCGTATTTTTTGAGCGACAGCATCTCCGCAGTCGCCAACACCGGTCGAACGACTGACAGCGGAGTCGTCGAGCGTAGTCGGCGTCCGCTCGGACGGGCTGCCTTGGTGAGTGTTGCTGCGTGTCTCGGCATGACACTCGTCTACGTCGGACTCGCGGGGACGACGATTGCGCTGGGGGCGCAGGCGCTCACGGATATCGCGGTTCTCGAGTTAGTCGTTGGTTCAGTGTTTATCGTCGCGGGAGGGATGATGGCTGCTGGCTGGACCGTCGAGCGATCGCTCATTCAGTTGCCCGAGCGGCGTCGGTCTATCGGCGGCTTCTTTGCCTTCGGAGCCCTGTACGCTGGAGCCGCTGCGGGTTGTACAGCACCGTTGTTCATCGCGATCGTCGTGAGGGGAATCGCGGCGGGGCCAGCGCTCGGAGTCGGACTGGCCGTCTCCTATGCGTTCGGCATGAGTGCAGTGTTGGTCGTGCTGACAGTGCTATCGGCGCTCGGTGGGTCGTCGATTGCTTCGACAGTGAGCCAGTATACCCGGAAGATATATCGTCTTGCTGGAATCCTGCTTGTTCTGTCGGGCGGTGCCGAGATTTATTATTACTTGTATGGATTTCCGGAGGTGATCCTCCGATGA
- a CDS encoding alpha/beta hydrolase: MNRTESYSSNIHTLTDGRTLAYTCSGASDGTPVVVHHGTPGSRLFAGPLSDVAATEGVRLITPDRPGYGRSSTPPSDWTWWDWQSDLTELLDSMSIDRAALLGFSGGGPFAIAAATSEWASRLGLVSTVIPPAETGLATLSKVPFAVRLLFWVSSVIATVAGPETVVQQYTDRTVSATIAQAVAEDFDEALRQDTRAVARECRAFAANTLDSKRVSIPVHAWHGTEDANTPLAPVQAFMNSTGGPLEITEADHLGTLLDHREDTFRWLDSG, encoded by the coding sequence ATGAATCGAACCGAATCGTATTCGTCTAATATTCACACGCTCACTGACGGCCGAACGCTCGCCTACACCTGCAGTGGGGCCTCCGATGGAACTCCCGTCGTCGTCCACCACGGAACCCCTGGGTCTCGGTTATTCGCAGGACCCCTCTCGGACGTTGCAGCTACCGAAGGAGTCCGACTCATCACTCCGGACCGTCCGGGATACGGTCGATCCTCGACGCCACCCAGCGACTGGACGTGGTGGGACTGGCAGAGTGATCTGACGGAGCTTCTCGACTCGATGTCGATCGACCGGGCCGCACTGCTGGGCTTCTCCGGGGGTGGCCCCTTCGCGATTGCCGCCGCGACCAGCGAGTGGGCGAGTCGTCTCGGACTCGTCAGTACTGTGATCCCGCCAGCTGAGACCGGACTTGCAACACTCTCGAAGGTCCCGTTCGCAGTACGTCTGCTCTTTTGGGTATCAAGCGTGATCGCGACCGTTGCAGGACCCGAGACCGTCGTCCAACAGTATACCGATCGGACAGTATCGGCTACGATTGCGCAGGCGGTCGCCGAGGACTTCGATGAGGCGCTTCGACAGGACACACGGGCTGTCGCGCGTGAGTGTCGGGCGTTCGCGGCCAATACTCTCGATTCCAAGCGAGTGTCCATTCCCGTCCACGCTTGGCACGGCACCGAGGATGCGAATACGCCACTCGCGCCCGTACAGGCATTCATGAACTCCACTGGTGGACCGCTGGAGATCACCGAAGCCGACCATCTCGGGACGTTACTCGATCACAGAGAGGACACGTTCAGGTGGCTGGATTCCGGATAG
- a CDS encoding IS6 family transposase, whose protein sequence is MAEFDRLNGCIEWIDLSFVERKRTPEWAIQVGIRCHLAGMSTRDASQFLDELGVKRSHVAVHNWVHKADLQPMSTVSADQLAVDEKVIRINGDDYWLYGAVDPQTNEILQFRLFPATTKQTTRWFLTELHRQYRLDGVEFLVDDADYLVNVLDEDGYRFQMISHGNRNAIERVFWEIEQRTSSFATSFSHVEPQTAESWLKALAVRHNSRQS, encoded by the coding sequence ATGGCAGAATTCGACCGCCTCAACGGATGTATCGAGTGGATCGACTTGTCGTTTGTGGAGCGAAAGCGGACTCCCGAGTGGGCGATTCAAGTGGGCATCCGGTGTCATCTCGCCGGTATGTCAACAAGGGATGCCAGTCAGTTTCTCGATGAGTTGGGAGTCAAACGTAGTCACGTCGCGGTTCACAACTGGGTGCACAAGGCCGATCTACAGCCGATGTCGACGGTGAGTGCGGATCAACTTGCGGTCGACGAGAAAGTGATCCGCATCAACGGCGACGACTACTGGCTGTACGGTGCCGTCGATCCCCAAACAAACGAAATCCTGCAGTTCAGGCTGTTTCCAGCGACGACGAAACAGACGACGCGATGGTTTCTGACCGAGCTGCATCGGCAATATCGGCTAGATGGCGTCGAATTTCTCGTCGATGACGCCGATTATCTAGTGAACGTCCTCGACGAAGATGGGTACCGATTCCAGATGATTTCACACGGGAATCGGAATGCCATCGAACGTGTCTTTTGGGAGATAGAACAACGAACCTCATCGTTCGCAACTAGTTTCAGTCATGTCGAACCGCAGACAGCAGAATCGTGGCTCAAAGCCCTCGCCGTCCGGCACAACTCACGCCAAAGTTAA
- a CDS encoding histidine kinase N-terminal 7TM domain-containing protein: MSPYGTSLSHSLLGAATLLIAAALTRSAWNRRSRPGARALATVGGLLTLGSIVFIIMFVYPARYQGLWIVALYNTSGFVAVFAFLFAIRFTGRGQWLTRPVRTLLISLPVTLLIVSFLPFELGIETTSQAGILTQRVIGLISGVLTPLYAIAAAILLWAAISRDAVPYGQGLLPAGSLLVLALAPILSSVFAYSERIFPVVLLLAGGGLLATLHWYRPLEQLPVARPVVQSRIVDELSEPVVAIDRKDRVVDLNTAAEDTFGCEQAAVVGRPVKRIFDDAVLAHEERQLIRVSDGVLTVVPEAVDDTDGIPLGTVLLFRDTTDQRLRERQTRMLTDLLSEVIGVQLNEIARLASSVEGQDSCNTPGVALSDARTDPEDVGERIRTRSDLLLTVGKRAREIEQALAGTSLGESSELLTGIRTAAARSSIQADENTIQATGESYTVAVPQPLLISGFAAVFDAVTIRNRSVTISFEADIGGRGANNGSIVGSESRTGSDTDGSNRQPGPRLAVMRADGHGYDGVVYVDIRTDSRDEDADPVAEPTAEHPAAKLLSLIAIDAGGSVGVDGTAWEHLRLALPVRKTRFEGER, from the coding sequence ATGTCACCCTACGGGACCTCTCTCTCTCACTCACTGCTTGGCGCCGCCACTTTGTTGATCGCAGCTGCGCTCACCCGATCGGCGTGGAATCGACGAAGCAGGCCCGGAGCCAGAGCGCTAGCTACTGTCGGGGGTTTGCTCACGCTCGGTAGTATCGTTTTCATAATTATGTTCGTCTACCCGGCACGGTATCAGGGACTTTGGATCGTAGCGTTGTACAACACCTCCGGTTTCGTCGCCGTTTTCGCGTTCCTGTTCGCTATTAGGTTTACCGGGCGTGGCCAGTGGCTCACGCGGCCGGTTCGAACTCTCTTGATATCGCTGCCAGTTACGTTGCTGATAGTAAGTTTCCTCCCGTTCGAACTGGGTATCGAGACGACATCGCAGGCGGGTATCCTCACTCAGCGCGTAATCGGACTCATCTCTGGAGTGCTCACTCCGCTGTACGCTATCGCCGCAGCCATCCTTCTCTGGGCGGCAATCTCTCGAGACGCCGTGCCGTATGGACAGGGGCTCTTACCGGCTGGGTCACTTCTCGTGTTGGCTCTGGCCCCGATCCTGTCGTCGGTATTTGCCTACTCGGAACGGATCTTTCCTGTCGTCCTGCTCCTTGCAGGCGGGGGGCTCTTGGCCACGCTGCACTGGTACCGGCCGCTAGAACAGCTTCCGGTTGCCCGGCCGGTAGTCCAGAGTCGTATCGTCGATGAGTTGTCGGAACCGGTCGTGGCGATCGACCGTAAGGACAGGGTTGTCGATCTCAACACTGCCGCCGAAGACACGTTCGGCTGCGAGCAGGCGGCCGTGGTCGGACGGCCTGTCAAACGTATCTTCGACGATGCGGTGCTGGCACACGAGGAGCGACAACTGATTCGAGTGAGTGATGGAGTCTTGACCGTCGTTCCGGAGGCTGTTGACGACACCGACGGCATTCCCCTCGGCACGGTACTGCTGTTCAGAGACACGACCGACCAGCGGCTCCGCGAGCGGCAAACGCGCATGCTGACCGACCTCCTCTCCGAAGTGATCGGCGTCCAGCTCAACGAAATCGCAAGGCTCGCATCGTCGGTTGAAGGACAGGATAGTTGTAACACACCCGGAGTCGCGCTGAGCGACGCGCGGACCGACCCCGAGGATGTGGGCGAACGAATCCGGACACGTAGCGACCTCCTGCTCACAGTCGGGAAGCGTGCAAGAGAGATAGAACAAGCGCTCGCCGGGACCTCCTTGGGAGAATCAAGCGAGCTGCTAACGGGAATTCGGACCGCCGCGGCGCGCAGTTCGATACAGGCAGACGAGAACACCATCCAAGCGACCGGAGAGTCGTACACCGTCGCAGTCCCACAGCCGCTCTTGATTTCGGGGTTCGCGGCCGTTTTCGACGCTGTCACGATCCGGAACCGTTCGGTGACCATCTCGTTCGAGGCCGACATCGGAGGGCGGGGCGCAAACAACGGATCGATCGTTGGCTCCGAGTCGAGAACCGGATCCGATACGGACGGATCGAATCGACAGCCGGGTCCACGACTAGCCGTTATGAGAGCCGACGGTCACGGGTACGACGGAGTCGTATACGTCGATATACGAACGGACTCCCGTGACGAGGACGCCGATCCGGTGGCAGAACCCACCGCGGAGCATCCCGCAGCGAAGCTGCTCTCGTTGATTGCCATCGATGCTGGCGGGAGCGTGGGTGTCGACGGAACCGCTTGGGAGCATCTCCGCTTGGCGCTTCCCGTACGCAAGACCCGGTTTGAGGGTGAGCGGTGA
- a CDS encoding PAS domain-containing sensor histidine kinase, which produces MIDPLVIADVLLVVSLVTAGITAVARRPELGTTGLGITAGCLAVVAVLDVAVRLRVADIETLFSGVRVALFGASIAWLWFAVGHTGRGPELTRRRLFRGTGTAVALVFATQLPVSVIQDVSMAIINISATYGSVAGTFLLSQATLKRKLVPLWQGVLLPISGSSLVMIGFVVSLTPLQNSVVQNLILATVLGSGVPLAASVFTEAAEDTTKQARLARGVVLEEVSEAVVVTDTRGNIIYTNETASQVFLGTQSRDAFGRDFESLIGVGPDELRDAPVDRELTTEIGRRWFEVTHSPMTERNGDRTGDIYIFRDVTARRSNQQRRNVLVRLLRHNLRNKVDVIRAHAELLDDQPERGKQIANSARELATVSETVTEMDQLLSQEHIDRKRIEIGELIRKVGEQVADDFGGTVTVNAEPVTLYTSREAVRTVVAELISNGMKHAEMDEPPVRISIRASAEHAVVTIEDEGPGIPEQEYAVLGSVEQSQLRHGRGLGIWMVQWIVTRLGGTLSFDADSSGTVVTVQLPRGEGKRDARYSPHHTQD; this is translated from the coding sequence GTGATCGACCCGCTCGTCATCGCCGATGTCCTGCTCGTCGTGTCCCTGGTCACAGCCGGAATCACGGCCGTCGCCCGTCGACCGGAACTCGGGACGACCGGTCTCGGTATCACTGCCGGGTGTCTCGCCGTGGTCGCCGTCCTTGACGTGGCCGTCCGTCTGAGGGTCGCTGACATCGAGACGCTGTTCAGCGGTGTGAGAGTCGCTCTGTTTGGGGCGTCGATAGCCTGGTTGTGGTTCGCAGTCGGACACACCGGTCGCGGTCCAGAACTCACGCGCAGGCGACTTTTCCGTGGCACCGGGACGGCTGTCGCCCTCGTGTTCGCGACGCAACTACCGGTGTCAGTGATCCAGGACGTCTCGATGGCCATCATCAATATCTCAGCAACGTACGGGAGCGTCGCCGGAACCTTTCTGCTCTCACAGGCGACACTCAAGCGCAAATTGGTCCCCCTGTGGCAAGGCGTTCTGCTTCCAATCAGCGGTAGCAGTCTCGTTATGATCGGGTTCGTCGTGTCACTCACACCCCTGCAAAACAGTGTCGTCCAGAATCTCATCTTGGCCACCGTCCTCGGCTCTGGAGTGCCATTAGCGGCGAGCGTGTTCACCGAAGCAGCCGAAGACACCACGAAACAGGCACGGTTGGCCCGCGGCGTGGTTCTCGAAGAAGTTTCGGAAGCCGTGGTCGTAACGGACACGCGCGGAAATATTATTTATACGAACGAAACCGCGAGTCAGGTGTTTCTCGGGACACAGTCTCGAGACGCCTTCGGACGCGATTTCGAGTCACTCATCGGGGTTGGGCCCGATGAACTCCGCGATGCTCCCGTTGACCGTGAGCTGACTACCGAAATCGGGCGCCGGTGGTTCGAGGTGACACACAGCCCGATGACGGAACGGAACGGTGACCGAACCGGAGACATCTACATCTTCCGTGACGTTACAGCGCGGCGGAGCAACCAGCAACGGAGAAACGTCCTCGTGAGGCTCTTGCGTCACAATCTCCGTAACAAAGTAGACGTGATCCGTGCCCACGCGGAACTCCTTGATGACCAGCCGGAACGCGGTAAACAGATCGCAAATTCCGCCAGAGAGCTCGCGACGGTGAGCGAAACCGTCACCGAGATGGACCAACTCCTCTCTCAGGAGCACATCGACCGGAAACGGATCGAAATAGGAGAACTCATCCGGAAGGTAGGAGAACAGGTCGCCGACGATTTCGGAGGGACCGTGACCGTCAACGCGGAGCCGGTAACGCTGTACACCAGTCGTGAGGCTGTCCGGACCGTTGTGGCCGAACTTATCAGCAACGGCATGAAACACGCCGAGATGGATGAGCCACCTGTTCGCATCTCAATTCGTGCATCCGCCGAACACGCTGTGGTTACGATCGAAGACGAGGGACCAGGCATCCCTGAACAGGAGTACGCGGTGCTTGGGTCTGTCGAACAGTCACAGCTCCGTCATGGGCGGGGACTGGGCATCTGGATGGTGCAGTGGATCGTCACCCGACTCGGTGGTACGCTCTCGTTCGACGCCGACAGCTCCGGAACCGTTGTAACTGTTCAACTTCCACGCGGTGAGGGCAAACGTGACGCTCGATATAGCCCTCATCACACGCAAGATTGA
- a CDS encoding DUF7342 family protein, protein MSGRERVRHVVELLDEPTPVQEIADRADVSRTTADDELQRLKSDDWVTETTLDGTKAYDLNPVRMLFDEVTDLIEAHSRDELESQLTELKEEQEELATEYDVSSLDEFRERLADEELSAEELRERRNVIATWDAINTELGLVKHSLQLYDDVSELSSPRTDSPSTLA, encoded by the coding sequence ATGAGCGGGCGTGAGCGCGTCCGGCACGTCGTGGAATTGCTGGACGAGCCAACGCCGGTGCAGGAGATCGCAGACCGGGCAGATGTCTCGCGCACGACGGCCGACGATGAACTCCAGCGCTTGAAGAGTGACGATTGGGTCACTGAGACGACGCTTGACGGGACGAAGGCGTACGACCTGAACCCGGTCCGGATGCTCTTCGACGAAGTGACGGACTTGATCGAGGCCCACTCGCGTGACGAACTGGAGAGCCAGCTCACGGAGCTGAAGGAGGAACAGGAAGAGCTGGCGACGGAGTACGACGTCAGTTCACTCGACGAGTTCCGAGAACGACTCGCTGACGAGGAACTCTCTGCAGAGGAACTCCGTGAACGTCGCAACGTGATCGCGACGTGGGATGCGATCAATACGGAACTCGGGCTCGTGAAGCACTCTCTCCAACTGTACGACGATGTCAGCGAACTCTCGTCACCACGGACTGACTCTCCCTCGACGCTCGCCTGA
- a CDS encoding ATP-binding protein, with the protein MTFYDREEELDTLTAAVESPGSDFVVVYGRRRVGKTELLKEFCADRPHIYFLAAQEAEHRQREKFLDQVADYFDERVPRIDSWDEAFEYLGENLQREDLVVVIDEFPYLVEENDSLPSYIQAFVDQALDGTDSMLVLCGSSVSTMESEILGHESPLYGRRTAQLDVTPFSFQQAREVISYDFRDAVRSYAVTGGTPMYLTLFDYDQSLAANIRSHVLSPSAVLYNEPEFLLRTELRNPARYMSILEAVALGHTTPNEISGATGIDSGPLSKYLQTLRRLRLIERDVPVTASGKKSKRSRYRVADEFLRFWFRYVEPHRSSIEEAPEIVYDGTIEPDLPTHVATTFEDVCQEAVWEGIRRGEFEPYSEVGRWWYGEEEIDIVGLAPNDDRVLLAECKWTTDPVGEDLVESLRAKAENVRWGPSDRDEQFALFSKNGFVDGLEAQLDDSWSLFTVADIDDLLTPS; encoded by the coding sequence ATGACCTTCTACGACCGGGAGGAAGAACTCGATACACTCACCGCTGCGGTGGAGTCACCCGGTTCGGACTTCGTTGTCGTCTATGGCCGGCGTCGGGTGGGGAAAACGGAACTCCTCAAAGAATTCTGTGCTGACCGTCCCCACATTTACTTCCTTGCCGCGCAGGAAGCCGAGCATCGACAGCGCGAGAAGTTTCTCGACCAAGTTGCGGACTACTTCGACGAGCGCGTCCCTCGAATCGACAGTTGGGACGAAGCGTTCGAATACCTCGGGGAGAACCTCCAGCGAGAGGATCTCGTCGTCGTCATCGACGAGTTCCCGTATCTCGTCGAAGAGAACGACTCGCTCCCATCGTACATACAAGCGTTCGTTGACCAGGCGCTCGACGGAACGGACTCGATGCTGGTGCTCTGTGGGTCGAGCGTGAGCACGATGGAGTCAGAGATCCTGGGACACGAGAGCCCACTATACGGGCGACGAACGGCACAACTCGACGTAACGCCGTTCTCGTTTCAACAGGCCCGAGAGGTCATCTCGTACGACTTCAGGGACGCGGTTCGCTCGTATGCCGTCACGGGTGGTACCCCGATGTACCTCACGCTGTTCGACTACGACCAGTCGCTCGCGGCGAACATTCGATCACACGTCCTATCACCATCTGCGGTACTGTATAACGAACCCGAGTTTCTCCTGCGCACCGAGCTCCGAAACCCAGCCCGGTACATGAGTATCCTCGAAGCAGTCGCACTGGGCCATACGACACCGAACGAGATCTCCGGCGCAACGGGGATCGATTCGGGACCGCTCTCGAAGTACCTACAGACACTTCGCCGACTCCGCCTCATCGAACGAGATGTCCCAGTCACGGCCTCGGGGAAGAAATCGAAGCGGTCACGGTACCGGGTTGCGGACGAGTTCCTTCGGTTCTGGTTTCGGTACGTCGAGCCGCATCGATCCAGTATCGAGGAAGCACCGGAGATCGTGTACGACGGGACGATTGAACCGGACCTCCCAACGCACGTCGCAACCACGTTCGAGGATGTCTGCCAAGAAGCCGTCTGGGAAGGGATTCGACGCGGCGAATTCGAACCGTACTCCGAAGTCGGTCGGTGGTGGTACGGAGAAGAGGAAATCGACATCGTCGGGCTGGCACCGAACGACGACCGAGTCCTCCTCGCCGAATGTAAGTGGACGACGGATCCGGTCGGGGAAGACCTCGTCGAGAGTCTGCGAGCAAAGGCAGAGAACGTCCGATGGGGACCGTCGGATCGAGACGAGCAGTTCGCCCTGTTCTCGAAAAACGGGTTCGTCGACGGACTCGAAGCACAACTCGATGACTCGTGGTCCTTGTTTACTGTAGCGGACATCGACGACCTACTCACGCCGTCCTAA